One segment of Porticoccus hydrocarbonoclasticus MCTG13d DNA contains the following:
- a CDS encoding flagellar basal body-associated FliL family protein: MATKNDGLNLGKDKQPGSPAGKKGKGGMKKIVIIVLVVVMFLAVGGGAAFFMMGDSDNPGSGEQVDEVVEQQAVEEREPIYLPLDPAFVVNFEHKGTIRYLQLSLQVMAYDQKVVDKIQANMPAVRNSLILLFSGQDYDALNTLEGKEQLRKTVRQSIQDVIRLKGEQKVDDVFFTGFVMQ, from the coding sequence ATGGCAACAAAAAATGATGGGTTGAATCTGGGTAAGGACAAACAGCCGGGGTCACCGGCTGGAAAAAAGGGAAAAGGTGGCATGAAGAAAATAGTCATTATTGTATTGGTCGTTGTGATGTTCCTGGCGGTCGGCGGCGGTGCAGCATTTTTTATGATGGGTGATAGCGATAACCCCGGCTCTGGCGAGCAAGTCGACGAGGTTGTGGAACAACAGGCGGTTGAAGAACGCGAGCCGATTTATTTGCCTTTGGATCCCGCCTTTGTGGTCAATTTCGAGCACAAGGGCACGATTCGTTACCTCCAGTTAAGTCTGCAGGTGATGGCTTATGATCAAAAGGTGGTGGACAAGATCCAGGCCAACATGCCGGCAGTGCGCAATAGTCTGATCCTGCTATTCAGTGGGCAGGACTATGATGCGCTCAACACTCTTGAAGGTAAGGAACAGTTACGCAAAACAGTGCGCCAGTCCATCCAGGATGTGATTCGCCTAAAGGGCGAACAAAAAGTGGATGATGTGTTTTTTACCGGATTTGTCATGCAGTAA
- a CDS encoding flagellar motor switch protein FliM yields MVDKEVLSEGELEALMGSVSDEAAAGKNAAATRHCASFDFSTREQTLLVQMPVLKTLTEKQAMSFAQGLQSLFKAPVEVQVADIRPMKQEEALLSMPELAGISQLKTAPLNGTSMVVVSGDALSFFVNQYFGGWTGGGGHKSNRTNLTPTERRINDLVVGRFLSALTEGWQEKISLSGEVCGFETNPDFIQPLAAGELLLKFPFVIKLFDWEGIIDWFIPYAAIEPLKNRLGNPAAGQTSKTDVPGWEDFFRRELLSVELEVSGVFTSKNMSLSDVMRLRKGAVIPLAAPTAVTLCIEGAPFCVGEHGALSGRKSIKIKQVLKHDS; encoded by the coding sequence ATGGTCGATAAAGAGGTTTTATCCGAAGGGGAGCTTGAAGCGCTGATGGGCAGTGTTTCTGACGAAGCCGCGGCCGGGAAAAATGCGGCTGCTACCCGACATTGTGCCTCATTTGATTTCAGCACAAGGGAACAAACCCTGCTGGTGCAGATGCCGGTGTTGAAAACTCTCACCGAGAAACAGGCCATGTCTTTCGCACAGGGGCTGCAAAGTCTTTTCAAGGCGCCGGTTGAGGTTCAGGTGGCGGATATTCGCCCGATGAAACAGGAAGAAGCGCTATTGAGCATGCCGGAGCTGGCAGGGATCTCTCAACTAAAAACAGCGCCGCTGAATGGGACATCTATGGTGGTTGTGTCCGGTGATGCGCTGTCATTTTTTGTCAATCAGTATTTTGGCGGATGGACAGGTGGTGGCGGGCACAAATCAAACCGTACCAATCTGACGCCCACCGAGCGCCGGATCAACGATCTGGTCGTTGGCCGCTTTCTCAGCGCCCTGACCGAGGGCTGGCAGGAAAAAATTTCCCTGTCTGGTGAGGTTTGTGGGTTTGAGACCAACCCGGACTTTATTCAACCTCTCGCAGCTGGCGAGTTGTTGTTGAAATTTCCCTTTGTGATAAAGCTGTTTGACTGGGAGGGGATCATCGACTGGTTCATTCCCTACGCCGCGATCGAGCCACTTAAAAACCGTCTCGGTAATCCTGCGGCAGGGCAGACCTCGAAAACAGATGTCCCCGGCTGGGAGGACTTTTTCCGTCGGGAGTTGTTGTCGGTGGAGCTGGAGGTCAGCGGGGTCTTTACCAGTAAAAATATGAGCCTGTCTGACGTTATGCGCCTTCGCAAGGGTGCAGTGATTCCACTGGCGGCGCCCACTGCAGTAACCCTGTGTATTGAAGGAGCACCATTCTGTGTTGGTGAACATGGTGCATTGAGCGGCAGGAAGTCGATCAAAATTAAACAGGTTCTCAAACATGACAGTTAA
- the fliN gene encoding flagellar motor switch protein FliN, protein MPLKELEAEDSRAVPDGGGEINLDALLDVQVTLSVEIGRSRLPIKDLIALNQGSVVELDREMDEPLDLMVNGTLIARGEVVVVDGQFGLRLVDIVSPSERLKKLK, encoded by the coding sequence GTGCCACTCAAAGAGCTGGAGGCAGAGGATTCCCGGGCCGTTCCCGATGGTGGTGGAGAAATCAACCTCGATGCCCTTCTCGATGTACAGGTCACGCTATCAGTGGAAATCGGCAGGAGCAGATTGCCCATCAAGGACCTGATTGCGCTCAATCAGGGTTCTGTGGTTGAACTGGACCGCGAGATGGATGAACCGTTGGACTTGATGGTCAACGGTACCCTGATTGCAAGGGGTGAGGTGGTTGTAGTCGATGGGCAATTTGGCCTGCGACTGGTTGACATCGTCAGTCCATCCGAACGGTTGAAAAAACTCAAGTGA
- the fliO gene encoding flagellar biosynthetic protein FliO, which yields MPLRSLLLSAVTVVVPVHSLAAASSTNSSGLFSGGYLLQVIGSLLLVFGCIFGLLFLLKKLNGVSMGHHTPVRVIGSTRVGTREKVLLLQAGEQQLLIGVAPGGVSTLHVFEEPVVSADQSKNRDFGALLGRVLPTENHR from the coding sequence ATGCCGCTGCGGTCTCTGCTGCTTTCCGCGGTTACCGTGGTTGTTCCTGTCCACTCCCTGGCAGCAGCCTCATCGACGAATTCGAGCGGGCTTTTCAGTGGTGGCTACCTGTTGCAAGTGATCGGTTCACTGCTGCTGGTCTTCGGGTGTATTTTCGGACTGCTTTTCCTTTTGAAAAAACTGAACGGTGTGTCCATGGGCCACCATACGCCAGTCAGGGTGATCGGTTCCACGCGGGTGGGTACCAGAGAAAAAGTGCTGCTGTTGCAGGCAGGTGAACAGCAGTTGTTGATCGGTGTGGCACCGGGTGGTGTGAGTACGCTGCATGTCTTTGAGGAACCGGTGGTTTCAGCGGACCAGTCAAAAAACCGGGATTTTGGTGCACTTCTCGGTCGAGTGTTGCCCACGGAGAACCATCGATGA
- the fliP gene encoding flagellar type III secretion system pore protein FliP (The bacterial flagellar biogenesis protein FliP forms a type III secretion system (T3SS)-type pore required for flagellar assembly.), translated as MKPCLRWLLLGLLCVPGLALADATIPLLSVEPAAGGGSNYSVSLQILLLMTLLSLLPAALITMTSFTRVLVVLAILRQALGTAQTPSNQILLGLALFLSLFIMSPVLERAYDTGLKPYMEESIGFEEALENAKQPFREFMLNQTREADLVMFAELGGYGGFIDEDDIPMKVLLPSFLTSELKTAFQIGFLIFIPFLVIDLVVASVLMSLGMMMLSPMLISLPFKIMLFVLIDGWSLIVGTLAASFVT; from the coding sequence ATGAAACCCTGTCTGAGATGGCTGTTACTGGGACTGCTATGTGTCCCTGGTCTGGCCCTGGCGGATGCGACCATTCCTTTGCTGTCCGTAGAACCAGCTGCTGGTGGCGGCAGCAATTACTCGGTCAGCCTGCAAATCCTGTTGTTGATGACGCTGCTGAGTCTATTGCCGGCAGCGTTGATTACCATGACGTCTTTTACCCGTGTGCTCGTGGTGCTGGCCATCCTGCGCCAGGCACTCGGTACTGCCCAGACCCCTTCCAATCAGATTTTGCTGGGGCTCGCACTGTTTCTCAGCCTGTTCATCATGTCACCCGTACTTGAGCGGGCATACGACACCGGGCTAAAGCCCTACATGGAGGAGAGTATTGGCTTTGAGGAAGCGCTCGAAAATGCCAAACAACCTTTTCGTGAGTTTATGCTCAACCAGACCCGCGAAGCGGATCTGGTGATGTTTGCCGAGCTGGGTGGCTATGGGGGCTTTATTGATGAGGATGATATCCCGATGAAAGTCCTGCTGCCGTCGTTTCTTACCAGCGAGCTGAAGACCGCTTTTCAAATAGGCTTTCTGATTTTTATACCCTTTCTTGTGATCGATCTGGTGGTGGCCAGTGTACTGATGTCGTTGGGGATGATGATGTTGTCCCCCATGCTGATTTCACTGCCCTTCAAAATAATGCTGTTTGTCCTGATTGACGGCTGGTCTCTTATTGTCGGGACCCTCGCCGCCAGTTTTGTTACCTGA
- the fliQ gene encoding flagellar biosynthesis protein FliQ — MTPEAVLDVGQSALIVTMLLAAPLLLSALAVGLLIGVFQAATQIQEMTLSFIPKLIVVAVALFVGGPWMLRILTEFSLRLFQDIPGMVG; from the coding sequence ATGACACCTGAAGCTGTGCTGGATGTTGGCCAGAGCGCCCTGATCGTGACCATGCTGCTGGCCGCACCGTTATTGTTGTCGGCCCTGGCTGTGGGCCTGCTGATCGGGGTGTTTCAGGCGGCCACCCAAATTCAGGAAATGACACTGAGCTTTATTCCGAAGCTGATTGTGGTGGCAGTAGCTCTGTTTGTTGGCGGACCCTGGATGCTGCGTATATTGACGGAGTTTTCCCTGCGTCTGTTTCAAGACATACCCGGCATGGTGGGTTAG
- the fliR gene encoding flagellar biosynthetic protein FliR: MAWTQSYCWPFLRITALLLAAPIFGASTFPVRARILLAVLVTALLAPSLPALPTIDPLSPAGLIVASQQLVVGLAMGFLIQMLFAAVVIAGQTLAVTMGLGFAMAVDPQNGVQVPVLSQLYLIFATLIFLAIDGHLILLAVLADSFVLLPVGWSGWDSEIAMNLVLWASQMFMSSLLLALPTLIALLLINLAFGVITRAAPQLNIFAVGFPVTIMAGFVFILLSMPAIFSLLIDMFDSGLAHAFELFR; encoded by the coding sequence ATGGCGTGGACGCAGTCCTATTGCTGGCCATTTTTGCGAATCACTGCGTTACTGCTGGCTGCGCCAATTTTCGGGGCTTCTACATTTCCTGTCAGAGCCAGAATTCTGTTGGCTGTGCTGGTGACAGCGCTGTTGGCGCCGTCGTTGCCGGCGCTGCCGACAATCGATCCTTTGAGTCCTGCCGGTTTGATTGTGGCATCGCAACAACTGGTGGTGGGTCTCGCCATGGGCTTTCTGATTCAGATGCTTTTTGCCGCGGTGGTGATTGCCGGTCAGACGCTGGCGGTCACCATGGGACTGGGTTTCGCCATGGCTGTCGATCCGCAGAATGGTGTCCAGGTACCGGTGTTGAGCCAGCTCTACCTGATTTTTGCAACGCTGATTTTTCTTGCGATCGACGGTCACCTGATTTTGCTGGCCGTTCTGGCAGACAGTTTCGTCCTTTTGCCGGTGGGCTGGTCCGGGTGGGATTCTGAAATTGCCATGAATCTGGTTCTTTGGGCCAGCCAGATGTTTATGAGTTCACTGCTGTTGGCGTTGCCAACCCTGATAGCCTTGCTGCTGATTAATCTGGCCTTTGGTGTGATTACGCGCGCTGCCCCACAATTAAATATTTTTGCAGTCGGTTTTCCCGTCACCATTATGGCGGGGTTCGTATTTATTCTGCTGTCGATGCCGGCAATATTTTCACTGTTGATCGACATGTTTGATAGCGGACTTGCCCACGCTTTCGAATTGTTTCGCTAG
- the flhB gene encoding flagellar biosynthesis protein FlhB — MAEDQQASQERTEQPTERRKQESRKKGQVPRSRELNTMLSLLVGAIAMLIMGSTLTSEFALLVEQSLSFDRATAFNTSMITVRFGELMMSSLMVLVPFFGVTVIGAFAGPLLMGGWSFSVSAMAFKFEKLDPVKGIGRLFSAKGLMELVKTLFKFFLVIGATVFLFYQYSEEILLLASRPPALAMSESISLLLWSLILLSFSLIFIVILDVPFSLWDHNRQLKMTRQEVRDEMKETEGKPEVKSRIRSLQREISQGRMMQDVPKADVVITNPTHFSVALKYDSRPGAAPMVVAKGRDLVAFRIRTLAEEVDVPIFSAPPLARALYASTDIGQEIPQNLYLAVARVLAYVYQLKRAPSTEYVAPPEDLWVPDEYRDQISEDQVDDHE, encoded by the coding sequence ATGGCAGAAGATCAACAGGCATCACAGGAGCGCACCGAACAGCCGACGGAACGGCGCAAGCAGGAGTCTCGAAAAAAAGGCCAGGTTCCCCGATCCCGCGAATTGAATACCATGCTGTCGCTGTTGGTGGGTGCCATCGCCATGTTAATAATGGGGTCTACATTGACGAGCGAGTTTGCATTGTTAGTCGAGCAGTCGCTCAGTTTTGATCGCGCAACTGCCTTTAACACGTCGATGATCACAGTGCGTTTTGGCGAGCTGATGATGTCTTCACTAATGGTTTTGGTGCCTTTTTTCGGCGTGACGGTGATCGGCGCTTTTGCCGGTCCTTTATTGATGGGTGGCTGGTCGTTCAGTGTTTCGGCAATGGCTTTCAAGTTTGAAAAACTGGATCCTGTCAAAGGTATTGGACGGCTGTTTTCCGCGAAAGGTTTGATGGAGCTGGTGAAGACGCTGTTTAAGTTTTTCCTGGTGATTGGTGCGACTGTTTTTCTCTTTTATCAGTACAGTGAAGAAATTCTGTTATTAGCCAGCCGTCCTCCAGCTCTGGCGATGAGTGAAAGTATATCGTTGCTGTTATGGAGTCTGATTTTACTCAGCTTCAGTCTGATTTTTATAGTGATTCTCGACGTGCCATTTTCCCTGTGGGACCACAACAGGCAACTGAAAATGACGCGCCAGGAAGTGCGTGATGAGATGAAGGAAACCGAGGGTAAACCCGAGGTGAAAAGTCGTATCCGTTCCCTGCAGCGTGAAATTTCCCAGGGGCGGATGATGCAGGATGTGCCCAAAGCCGATGTGGTGATTACCAACCCGACCCATTTCTCTGTGGCTCTGAAATACGATAGTCGGCCGGGAGCGGCGCCAATGGTGGTGGCAAAAGGTCGGGACCTGGTGGCTTTCAGGATCCGCACCCTGGCAGAAGAGGTTGATGTGCCTATCTTCTCTGCGCCCCCGTTGGCACGTGCCCTCTATGCCAGCACCGATATCGGTCAGGAGATTCCACAGAATCTGTACCTCGCCGTGGCCAGGGTGCTGGCCTATGTCTATCAACTGAAACGGGCGCCCAGCACCGAGTATGTGGCCCCGCCGGAAGACTTGTGGGTCCCGGATGAATACCGGGACCAAATCAGCGAGGATCAGGTAGACGATCATGAATAA
- the flhA gene encoding flagellar biosynthesis protein FlhA, whose translation MNKMTNTTASDSGFNFSSLAGLGTPVLLFMMLVMMVLPLPAFVLDLLFTFNIALAIIVLLASVYSRRPLDFAVFPTVLLIATLLRLALNVASTRVVLLEGHEGTGAAGKVIQAFGEFVVGGSYAVGLVVFAILVIINFVVVTKGAGRISEVTARFTLDAMPGKQMAIDADLNAGLITQDEALLRRQEVSQESDFYGAMDGASKFVRGDAVAGILILFINIIGGFSVGVLQHDLSAGEAAHNYVLLTIGDGLVAQIPSLLLSTAAAIIVTRVSSSQDMGEEVLTQLFSNTRVLFVTAALIGTMGLVPGMPNLVFLGLAGLLGALAYMQLQRQKVELLPDEPAPAEKPAESRDLSWDDVEMVDEIGLEVGYRLISLVDKKQGGELLTRIKGVRKKLSQELGFLVHSVHIRDNLDLSPNEYRLGFHDVIVGQGEVFPGKELAINPGQVYGELEGAATKDPTFGLDAVWIDSSQRDDAQAMGFTVVDCSTVIATHLSQLIKNNAQELLGQDGVQQLLDKLSRTSPKLVENLVPKPLGLGVVTKVMQNLLEEGLPIRDVKTIAEALAEHGAKSQDPDALTSQVRIALGKTIFQTANGVGDEMAVMVFDSQLEQILQGAVQGNAGGLEPALVENVIGQIVAASGKIEAQGKNPVLLVASQVRLFLSRLLRGRIGNFYILAYEEIPASKNIKVVATIGNNQLNG comes from the coding sequence ATGAATAAAATGACCAATACCACTGCGTCCGATAGCGGCTTCAATTTTTCATCCCTGGCCGGTCTGGGGACCCCCGTGCTGCTGTTCATGATGCTGGTGATGATGGTATTACCGCTGCCAGCGTTTGTGCTGGATCTGCTGTTTACCTTCAACATCGCGCTGGCCATCATTGTCCTGCTGGCCTCGGTTTACTCCCGACGGCCTCTCGACTTTGCTGTCTTTCCCACGGTTCTATTGATTGCCACATTATTGCGACTGGCGTTGAACGTCGCTTCAACCCGGGTTGTTCTACTGGAAGGCCACGAGGGTACGGGTGCTGCCGGCAAAGTGATTCAGGCCTTTGGGGAGTTTGTGGTTGGCGGTAGCTATGCCGTAGGCCTGGTTGTCTTTGCCATTCTGGTCATTATCAATTTTGTGGTGGTTACCAAGGGCGCCGGTCGAATCTCGGAAGTGACCGCCAGGTTTACCCTGGATGCCATGCCCGGCAAGCAGATGGCCATTGATGCAGACCTGAATGCCGGGCTGATCACCCAGGACGAGGCATTACTCCGTCGTCAGGAGGTCTCTCAGGAGTCGGATTTTTATGGTGCCATGGACGGTGCCAGCAAGTTCGTGCGCGGGGATGCAGTGGCGGGCATTCTGATTCTGTTTATCAATATTATTGGCGGCTTTTCCGTGGGGGTGTTGCAACACGACCTCAGCGCCGGTGAGGCCGCCCACAATTATGTTCTGCTCACCATAGGTGATGGCTTGGTAGCACAGATCCCGTCACTGCTGCTGTCCACTGCTGCGGCCATTATTGTCACCCGTGTGTCCAGCTCACAGGATATGGGCGAGGAAGTATTAACCCAGTTATTCAGTAACACCCGAGTGCTGTTTGTGACGGCTGCACTGATCGGCACCATGGGGCTGGTGCCGGGGATGCCCAACCTGGTCTTTCTGGGTTTGGCCGGTTTGCTTGGCGCACTGGCTTATATGCAATTACAGCGGCAGAAAGTTGAGTTGCTTCCTGATGAGCCCGCTCCTGCTGAAAAGCCTGCCGAGTCACGGGACCTCAGTTGGGACGATGTGGAAATGGTCGATGAAATAGGCCTCGAGGTGGGTTACCGACTGATTTCACTGGTGGACAAAAAACAGGGTGGTGAATTGCTGACCCGCATCAAGGGTGTTCGTAAAAAGCTGTCCCAGGAGCTCGGTTTTCTGGTGCACTCAGTGCATATTCGCGACAACCTGGACCTTTCTCCCAACGAATACCGCCTTGGTTTTCACGACGTGATAGTCGGGCAGGGCGAGGTGTTTCCCGGTAAGGAGCTGGCGATTAACCCCGGCCAGGTTTACGGGGAATTGGAGGGGGCGGCGACCAAAGACCCCACTTTTGGACTCGATGCCGTCTGGATCGACAGTTCCCAACGGGATGATGCCCAGGCGATGGGTTTTACCGTGGTGGATTGCAGCACAGTGATCGCCACGCACCTGAGTCAACTGATCAAGAACAATGCCCAGGAGTTGTTGGGGCAGGATGGTGTTCAACAGTTGCTGGACAAATTGTCCCGGACTTCGCCAAAACTGGTGGAAAACCTGGTGCCCAAGCCATTGGGGCTGGGTGTGGTGACCAAGGTGATGCAGAACCTGCTGGAGGAAGGCCTCCCGATCAGGGATGTGAAGACAATCGCCGAAGCTTTGGCAGAACACGGTGCAAAGAGTCAGGATCCTGACGCTTTAACCAGTCAGGTTCGCATTGCACTGGGCAAGACAATCTTCCAGACCGCTAATGGTGTAGGGGATGAGATGGCTGTAATGGTGTTTGATTCACAGCTGGAACAGATATTGCAAGGTGCAGTACAGGGGAATGCCGGCGGGCTTGAACCTGCACTGGTTGAAAATGTTATCGGGCAAATTGTTGCCGCTTCCGGAAAAATTGAAGCCCAGGGTAAAAACCCGGTATTGCTGGTGGCCAGTCAGGTGAGATTATTCCTGTCGCGTTTGCTGCGGGGTCGAATAGGTAATTTTTATATCCTCGCCTATGAAGAAATCCCCGCCAGTAAAAATATTAAAGTGGTGGCCACGATTGGCAATAACCAGCTCAATGGTTGA
- the flhF gene encoding flagellar biosynthesis protein FlhF produces the protein MKIKRFVDKDSRSAMARIRAEMGADAVILSSKNVGDQIELVAAVDFDERDLNPQESPKPRFTEPETGSVPDTPTLGDLQRELGNLRGLLEGELAQLAWREMAEKPSVKAALFSRLTKLGLSRWLSGAVVDRLPAKGDLEDIWKKSLTMLSRKIRVTGDSLLNDGGVVALVGSTGVGKTTTIAKLAARFVMRHGAKQVGLITTDCYRIGGQEQLETFAGYLGIPMIVATDGFQLKAALDQLSSRKLVLIDTAGMSQRDIRLYEQFNTLKSVGYDIDAYLVLSATAQSGSLKELIQVFGRQALAGAMVTKVDESSSLGGLLDLVIKNNLPLAYVSAGQKVPEDIAPARVEYLMGKAADLMEAEERSIDRKLDKTPMTSSVAV, from the coding sequence ATGAAGATCAAGCGTTTTGTCGATAAGGATAGCCGCAGTGCCATGGCCAGAATTCGCGCCGAGATGGGTGCGGATGCGGTCATTCTGTCCAGCAAAAACGTTGGCGATCAAATCGAACTGGTGGCAGCAGTGGACTTTGACGAGCGCGATCTCAATCCTCAGGAGTCCCCAAAGCCCCGGTTTACTGAACCGGAAACAGGCTCCGTACCCGACACCCCAACACTGGGAGATTTGCAGCGGGAACTGGGAAACCTCCGTGGCCTGCTTGAAGGCGAGCTGGCTCAATTGGCTTGGCGAGAAATGGCTGAAAAGCCCTCGGTAAAGGCGGCACTGTTTAGCCGTTTGACGAAGCTCGGCCTGTCCCGCTGGCTCAGCGGTGCCGTCGTCGATCGGCTGCCGGCCAAAGGTGATCTTGAAGACATCTGGAAAAAATCTCTGACCATGCTTTCCAGGAAAATTCGGGTGACCGGTGACAGCCTGCTCAACGATGGTGGTGTGGTCGCGTTGGTTGGTTCAACCGGTGTGGGTAAAACCACCACCATTGCTAAACTGGCTGCCAGATTTGTGATGCGTCACGGTGCCAAACAGGTCGGACTGATTACTACTGACTGTTACCGGATTGGCGGGCAGGAACAGCTCGAAACGTTTGCCGGTTACCTGGGTATTCCGATGATTGTGGCAACAGACGGCTTCCAGCTGAAGGCGGCACTCGACCAACTCTCCTCCCGAAAACTGGTGCTGATCGACACTGCGGGCATGAGTCAACGGGATATCCGTCTTTATGAGCAATTCAATACGCTGAAATCTGTAGGTTATGACATCGATGCGTATTTGGTACTTTCTGCCACGGCGCAATCCGGTTCTTTGAAAGAGTTGATCCAGGTATTTGGTCGTCAGGCACTGGCTGGCGCCATGGTGACCAAAGTAGATGAATCCTCCAGTCTCGGTGGACTACTTGATCTGGTTATCAAGAACAATCTGCCGTTGGCCTATGTCAGTGCAGGCCAGAAAGTCCCTGAAGATATCGCTCCTGCCCGGGTGGAATATCTGATGGGCAAGGCAGCGGATCTAATGGAAGCAGAAGAACGATCAATTGATCGGAAACTGGATAAAACCCCCATGACCAGTTCGGTCGCAGTTTAG
- a CDS encoding MinD/ParA family protein translates to MFNQAEGLQKMASPSPVNVIAVTSGKGGVGKTNIAINLAVSLAALDRSVLLFDADLGLANVDIALGLKPKYDIQHVFSGERTLEEILVDGPRGVRVVPASSGVAEMASLLPQQQAGLIRAFSELTIPVDTLIVDTAAGIDSGVLNFTRACQEILVVICDELTSITDAYALIKVLNRECGVKRFQVVASMVDRAVQGRQLYEKILRATDRFLDVHLGYLGAVPRDDYLRKAVQQQAAVVQAYPRSQSAVALNRLAVTIDDRFKTGSDTGGLGFFVERLISCGNLALDA, encoded by the coding sequence ATGTTCAATCAAGCTGAAGGCCTGCAAAAGATGGCTTCGCCGTCCCCTGTTAACGTCATTGCCGTCACCAGTGGCAAAGGTGGGGTGGGGAAAACCAATATCGCGATCAATCTTGCGGTGAGCCTGGCGGCTCTGGATCGTTCGGTTCTGTTGTTTGATGCCGACCTGGGTTTGGCGAATGTCGATATTGCGTTGGGGCTTAAGCCAAAGTACGACATTCAGCACGTTTTTTCCGGTGAACGCACGCTGGAGGAGATTCTGGTGGACGGCCCCAGGGGCGTTCGTGTTGTACCGGCCTCATCCGGGGTGGCCGAGATGGCTTCCCTGTTACCCCAGCAGCAGGCGGGTTTGATCCGTGCTTTCAGTGAGTTGACGATTCCCGTGGATACTTTAATTGTCGATACTGCGGCGGGAATCGACAGTGGTGTGCTGAACTTTACCCGTGCCTGCCAGGAAATCTTAGTGGTGATTTGTGATGAGCTTACATCGATCACAGATGCCTATGCCCTGATTAAAGTATTGAATCGTGAATGCGGTGTTAAACGCTTTCAGGTAGTCGCCAGCATGGTTGACCGGGCCGTGCAGGGGCGCCAGCTCTATGAAAAAATATTGCGAGCCACCGACCGCTTTCTGGATGTGCATCTGGGCTACTTGGGTGCTGTGCCTCGAGACGATTACCTGCGAAAGGCCGTCCAACAGCAGGCAGCTGTTGTACAGGCATATCCCCGCAGTCAGTCTGCGGTTGCGCTGAACAGGCTGGCAGTCACAATTGATGACCGCTTTAAAACGGGTTCGGACACAGGGGGCCTGGGTTTTTTTGTTGAGCGCCTGATCAGTTGCGGCAATCTGGCGCTGGATGCTTGA
- a CDS encoding RNA polymerase sigma factor FliA — MPDAMVYAQEQRSSMEDVLQSHLPLVRKIGLHLIARLPNTVELDDLLQVGLIALLQAKESYDVSLGASFSTYAAIRIKGAMVDEVRRNDWVPRSVQQKMKRVSSAIRSAEARLTGPASDLDIARELQMELSDYQEMAGELATCRMMSLEDIEQEGAASGDSDPFTRMADAGFRTALAEAITELPNKEQMVMSLYYGDELNLKEIGAVLGISESRVCQIHGQALARIRGQLCEWTG; from the coding sequence ATGCCTGATGCGATGGTTTATGCCCAGGAACAGCGGTCGAGTATGGAGGATGTTCTTCAGTCGCATTTGCCGTTGGTCAGGAAAATCGGTTTGCATCTGATTGCCCGACTGCCGAACACAGTCGAGTTGGACGACCTGCTCCAGGTTGGCTTGATCGCGCTATTACAGGCAAAGGAAAGCTACGATGTCTCACTGGGTGCCAGTTTTTCTACCTACGCAGCCATTCGTATTAAGGGTGCCATGGTGGACGAGGTGCGACGAAACGACTGGGTGCCGCGCTCGGTGCAGCAAAAAATGAAGCGGGTTTCCTCAGCTATTCGGTCTGCAGAGGCGCGTCTGACTGGCCCGGCTTCAGATTTGGACATTGCCCGGGAACTACAGATGGAGTTGTCTGATTATCAGGAAATGGCAGGGGAGCTCGCTACATGCCGGATGATGTCCCTGGAGGATATCGAGCAGGAGGGGGCGGCATCCGGGGACAGTGATCCTTTTACCAGAATGGCTGATGCGGGATTTCGGACTGCATTGGCCGAGGCGATTACCGAGTTGCCAAACAAAGAGCAAATGGTGATGTCTCTCTACTATGGCGATGAGTTGAACCTGAAAGAGATCGGGGCGGTTCTTGGCATTTCGGAGTCGCGGGTGTGCCAGATTCACGGACAGGCACTGGCCCGGATCAGAGGTCAGTTGTGCGAGTGGACAGGGTAG